Genomic DNA from Acidobacteriota bacterium:
GGGCCTGAAACTGAAAGACCCATCTTCTTCAGCCCATTTTCTTCAGCCCCGAGCCCAATGTCTTCAGCCCGTTTTCTTCAGCCCGATTCTTCTTCAGCCGGCCTTACTTTTTATCGGCTGGCTTGGTTTCGGCTGGCTTGGCGGTTTCGGCAGGTTTGGTGGTTTCGGCAGGTTTGGCTTCGGTAGCCGGCGTCGGCTGTGGTGAAGCATTGAGGCTGGCTGGCCGGGTTGAACCAAAATTGGCCGGGTTTTCCAACACACGCTGGGCCAGATAGTTCTCGATCCGGGATTCGCTCATCGCGCTCAGCATCAATGCCTGGCTGATGACCTGTTCACGCTGCTGGCGAATGTATTCCGCAATCTTGCGTTTGACATCCGCGTTGTCGAGCTTGAGTTCCTGTTCATCCAGTTTTTTGCCCGTCACTTTGAAAATGAAAAAAGCACCCTGGAGCTGGATTGGCTCGGTGACTTCGCCTTCGCGCATTGCGAAAAAGCGCTGTCCCAATCCATTGGGAAACCCTTTGAGCGATTCTTCGGGGATAAAGCCCATATCGCCGCTCTGCAACGCTGACTGATGTTCCGAGTAGTTGCGGGCCACCGTGGCAAAGTCATCACCGGCTTTGAGTTGGGCGGCAATCGTCGCAATTTTCTGCTTGGCCTGTTCTTCGGTCACGGCATCGTTTTTGAGGCCGTCATTGGTTGGGCTCACGACGATCTGGCTCAGGTAGACCCCTTTGCCGAGTTTGAACTGCTCAGGATTTTGCGCATAAAAGTCGGCGATTTCTTTTTCAGCCGGCGCGGGGATCCGCGTCTTTAAGCGATCAACCAGCTTGTTGATGAGCAATAATTTGCGCTGTTCGGCCCGGAATTCTTCTTCCGTCATGCCCAGTTCTTTGATCGTTTTCTGGTACTCTTCCTGGCTCCACCCTTGTGCCTGGATTAGTTCCTGAACGCGCTGTTTCACATCGTCGTCAGAAACCTGGATGCTTTCTTTCTGGGCGCGCTGGAGCAAAACTTCCTGCGTGATCAACTTATCCAGCGCCATCATCCGCAGCGAAGCCAACGCAATTGGGCTCAGTTCGGTCAGGGACTGGTTAGTTTGACTTTTCAATTCCTGTTCAATCTGGCGATCAACTTTTGAAAGCGGAATGATGACTGAATTCACTTTAGCGGCAACTTCGGCGCCACCGCTGCTGCTTGATGCTGCTTGATTGCAGGCGCATAGCGTGGCGACGCAGATCAGGCAAATGAGGTTGAGAAACAAACGAAGAGAGAAACGCTGGTTCACGTGGAAAAACTCCTTACACAGAAATTAGAGAGTGATGAAGGATGAATGATGAAGAGTCTCCCCAATTACATACCAGACAGCTCGCTTTGTCATCATTCATCGTTCGCATCGAAATGGATTTCGCCATGACCTACAGGCAGTAGGGGGGGGTACGTCTCAACGGCGTGCTGACTCAACCGGTCCGGGCCTGGAGCATTTCCGGGAGATCGGTGCCGCGCGTCCTCGGCCATAGCTGAACGAAGGACGTTTAAGACTTTT
This window encodes:
- a CDS encoding SurA N-terminal domain-containing protein; translated protein: MNQRFSLRLFLNLICLICVATLCACNQAASSSSGGAEVAAKVNSVIIPLSKVDRQIEQELKSQTNQSLTELSPIALASLRMMALDKLITQEVLLQRAQKESIQVSDDDVKQRVQELIQAQGWSQEEYQKTIKELGMTEEEFRAEQRKLLLINKLVDRLKTRIPAPAEKEIADFYAQNPEQFKLGKGVYLSQIVVSPTNDGLKNDAVTEEQAKQKIATIAAQLKAGDDFATVARNYSEHQSALQSGDMGFIPEESLKGFPNGLGQRFFAMREGEVTEPIQLQGAFFIFKVTGKKLDEQELKLDNADVKRKIAEYIRQQREQVISQALMLSAMSESRIENYLAQRVLENPANFGSTRPASLNASPQPTPATEAKPAETTKPAETAKPAETKPADKK